Proteins encoded by one window of Chondromyces crocatus:
- the nusB gene encoding transcription antitermination factor NusB: MGARSTGRESALQMLFAIEVNADPAPRVVTNYWRETPGDPEGRDYADEIVLGIAGDLDKVDGIIRKASTNWRIERMARVDRNVLRLGAWELLHRQDVPRAVILDEAVELAKRYGSEDSGSFVNGVLDKIAENLGRLDQDR, translated from the coding sequence ATGGGTGCTCGCTCAACCGGACGAGAGTCCGCGCTGCAGATGCTTTTTGCGATCGAGGTCAATGCGGACCCCGCACCTCGCGTCGTCACCAACTACTGGCGAGAAACGCCAGGCGATCCCGAGGGCCGTGACTACGCCGACGAGATCGTCCTCGGCATCGCCGGCGACCTCGACAAGGTCGATGGCATCATCCGCAAGGCCAGCACCAACTGGCGCATCGAGCGGATGGCGCGCGTCGACCGCAACGTCCTCCGCCTCGGCGCGTGGGAGCTGCTCCACCGTCAGGATGTCCCTCGCGCCGTCATCCTCGACGAGGCCGTCGAGCTGGCCAAGCGCTACGGCAGCGAGGACAGCGGCTCCTTCGTCAACGGCGTCCTCGACAAGATCGCCGAGAACCTGGGCCGCCTCGACCAGGATCGCTGA
- a CDS encoding endonuclease MutS2, translating to MTDLTTSDLLSSPCPPKTRSDLEWDRILEAIAVRCASPGGRRAARELPFAERRDDALTALAEVREAVELDARGEPLPSRDVPEIDAALDRARIGAVLSNQELRDVLAVLGVARTLRQYLHGRRQHAPALNKACALDPGLDDLAGDLAGAFDLDGSLSDRASARLGELRAEWRSQRERLIRRLEELINKHEDILQDRYWTERDGRYVLPVRSDAHERFPGIMHATSASGATLFIEPRTVVDQGNRLKMLDADVTREEQAIYAELTARVGEVIESVAAAARALSHADLRGASARFSKDLSLTFPEIPADAFAGVGPGAPRAEEGEESRQERRPSIELLGARHPLLALDGVQVVPSDLAVDAGRAMVISGPNAGGKTVALKTLGLAALMVRAGLPVPAKSGSRVGLFEVVLTDVGDEQSLHKNLSTFSAHVRNLAEILGETRPGALVLLDELAVGTDPREGEALAAAVLDSLCARGGTTACTTHYEGLKALALGDGRFENASVGFDMSAMNPTFQLTTGIPGASSALAVARRYGVPATVLERAERFLSREALDFEQMVEKLAAERRALELARADAEREAEAARARQRELQSEIKRLREKEKAVISKEGEALMAGLRKAREELRAAQARLRGRANEDDLRAASKALDAIGQKVAIGGALETRALEVSEPRGAVNAASIKVGSKVYVPRLRAEAEVVEVLAGGQLRVAAGPLKLTTSVGEIQAAAAAAPPVPTTRKVSLDAAADPDVPVQTSQNTVDLRGLRAHEAVAMAEQFIDRALGAGLGVVFFIHGHGTGALREAVQEALRGHRYVVRSRAGGQSEGGGGVTVAWLKW from the coding sequence ATGACCGACCTCACCACCTCTGATCTTCTCTCTTCTCCCTGTCCCCCCAAGACCCGCTCCGATCTGGAGTGGGATCGCATCCTCGAGGCGATCGCGGTGCGGTGCGCGTCCCCGGGCGGGCGCCGCGCAGCGCGAGAGCTCCCGTTCGCGGAGCGGCGCGACGATGCGTTGACGGCGCTCGCCGAGGTGCGGGAAGCCGTCGAGCTGGATGCGCGCGGTGAGCCGCTCCCGTCGCGGGATGTGCCCGAGATCGACGCGGCGCTGGACCGGGCGCGGATCGGGGCGGTGCTGTCGAACCAGGAGCTGCGTGACGTCCTCGCGGTGCTGGGCGTGGCGAGGACGCTGCGTCAGTACCTGCACGGGCGGCGGCAGCACGCGCCAGCGCTGAACAAGGCGTGCGCGCTGGATCCTGGGCTGGACGATCTGGCGGGTGATCTGGCGGGGGCCTTCGATCTGGACGGGTCGCTGTCGGACCGGGCGTCGGCGCGGTTGGGGGAGCTGCGAGCGGAGTGGAGGTCGCAGCGAGAGCGGCTGATCCGTCGGCTGGAGGAGCTGATCAACAAGCACGAGGACATCCTGCAGGACCGCTACTGGACGGAGCGGGACGGGCGCTACGTGCTGCCCGTGCGCTCGGACGCGCACGAGCGGTTTCCGGGCATCATGCATGCGACGAGCGCGAGCGGGGCGACGCTGTTCATCGAGCCGCGGACGGTGGTGGACCAGGGAAACCGGCTGAAGATGCTCGACGCGGACGTGACGCGGGAAGAGCAGGCGATCTACGCGGAGCTGACGGCGCGGGTCGGGGAGGTGATCGAGAGCGTGGCGGCGGCAGCGAGGGCGCTGAGCCACGCGGATTTGCGGGGGGCGTCGGCGCGGTTCTCGAAGGATCTGTCGCTCACGTTTCCGGAGATCCCGGCGGACGCGTTCGCTGGGGTGGGTCCAGGGGCGCCACGCGCGGAGGAAGGTGAAGAGAGTCGGCAGGAGCGGCGGCCGTCGATCGAGCTGCTGGGGGCGCGCCACCCGCTGCTGGCCCTGGACGGGGTGCAGGTGGTGCCGAGCGATCTGGCGGTGGACGCGGGTCGGGCGATGGTGATCTCGGGGCCCAATGCGGGCGGGAAGACGGTGGCGCTGAAGACGCTGGGGCTCGCGGCGCTGATGGTGCGCGCTGGGCTGCCGGTGCCGGCGAAGTCAGGGTCGCGGGTGGGGTTGTTCGAGGTGGTGCTGACTGACGTGGGGGACGAGCAGAGCCTTCACAAGAACCTGTCGACGTTCAGCGCACACGTGCGGAACCTGGCGGAGATCCTGGGGGAGACGAGGCCAGGGGCGCTGGTGCTGCTGGACGAGCTGGCGGTAGGAACCGATCCGCGGGAGGGGGAGGCGCTGGCGGCAGCGGTACTGGACTCCCTGTGCGCGCGTGGTGGGACGACGGCGTGCACGACGCACTACGAGGGGCTGAAGGCGCTGGCGCTGGGAGACGGGCGCTTCGAGAACGCGTCGGTGGGGTTCGACATGAGCGCGATGAACCCGACGTTTCAGTTGACGACGGGCATCCCCGGAGCGTCGAGCGCGCTGGCCGTGGCGCGGCGTTACGGGGTGCCGGCGACGGTGCTGGAGCGGGCGGAGCGGTTCCTGTCGCGGGAGGCGCTCGATTTCGAGCAGATGGTGGAGAAGCTGGCGGCAGAGCGGCGGGCGCTGGAGCTGGCGCGGGCTGATGCAGAGCGAGAAGCGGAGGCGGCGCGGGCGCGGCAGCGGGAGCTGCAGAGCGAGATCAAGCGGCTGCGCGAGAAGGAGAAGGCGGTCATCAGTAAAGAGGGGGAGGCGCTGATGGCCGGGCTGCGCAAGGCGCGGGAGGAGCTGCGGGCGGCGCAGGCGCGGCTCCGGGGGCGGGCGAACGAGGACGATCTGCGGGCGGCGTCGAAGGCGCTGGACGCGATCGGGCAGAAGGTGGCGATCGGGGGAGCGCTGGAGACGCGGGCGCTGGAGGTGAGCGAGCCGCGCGGCGCGGTGAACGCGGCGTCGATCAAGGTGGGGTCGAAGGTGTACGTGCCGCGGTTGCGTGCGGAGGCGGAGGTGGTGGAGGTGCTGGCCGGGGGGCAGCTACGGGTGGCGGCGGGGCCGCTGAAGCTGACGACGTCCGTCGGGGAGATCCAGGCTGCGGCTGCTGCGGCGCCGCCGGTACCGACGACGCGGAAGGTGTCGCTGGATGCGGCAGCGGACCCGGACGTGCCGGTGCAGACGTCACAGAACACGGTGGATCTGCGCGGGCTGCGGGCGCACGAGGCCGTGGCGATGGCGGAGCAGTTCATCGACCGCGCGCTGGGGGCAGGGCTGGGGGTGGTGTTCTTCATTCACGGTCACGGGACGGGGGCGCTGCGCGAGGCGGTGCAGGAGGCGCTGCGAGGGCACCGCTACGTGGTGCGGTCGCGGGCCGGTGGGCAGAGCGAGGGCGGGGGCGGGGTGACGGTGGCGTGGCTGAAGTGGTGA
- a CDS encoding sigma 54-interacting transcriptional regulator, which translates to MPTLKCFSTAGTPRLYSVHKPVTTLGKALGNDLALSGAGVREHHAQIVFDGRDFVIEECEREGEIAINGKKKRRARLVHGDRVQLGGAEIGFSMFSDAPSAARRSVDEEPAASAPTSASPELAGVRKLFAFSEKLSNRSSVDELLEAMLDDVIEVTHADKGFLLLIEGAEAAADASNPVVHSSGGDRKLVVRASRNVRKEAITNAAGGISDSIVQQVLESNRPVIVSDALADTQFGRSESVIAMKLSSVMCVPLVAQGQLIGALYVGNDKIKHLFDRTQLDLLAIFASQSSLILQNAILVNALRADKEKLTAELKDKRFGEIIGACPSMLEVFRKLQKVAATDISVLITGETGTGKELIAREVHRRSNRANGPFITINCGAIPENLIESELFGHVKGAFTGAIASRPGKFQLADKGTLFLDEIGELPLNLQVKLLRALQERVVFRVGDSKPEKVDIRVVAATNRTLEDEIKANNFREDLYYRLNVVNLWMPPLRDRGDDVLIIAKALLSKYADELQSPVRGYSPAALAAIKKYTWPGNIRQLENRIKKALVLCDRPLLGPEDLDLGPDAETPILPLEKAKEEFQRRYVLEVLERNNGNRTQTARDLGVDPRTIFRYLEREQNPMPSGAGGVARDPSEA; encoded by the coding sequence ATGCCGACCCTGAAGTGCTTCTCGACCGCGGGGACGCCGCGCCTGTACAGCGTGCACAAGCCGGTCACCACCCTCGGCAAGGCGCTCGGAAACGATCTCGCGCTCTCTGGCGCCGGCGTGCGGGAGCATCACGCGCAGATCGTTTTCGATGGCCGTGACTTCGTGATCGAGGAGTGCGAGCGCGAGGGGGAGATCGCGATCAACGGCAAGAAGAAAAGGCGCGCGCGGCTGGTGCACGGCGATCGGGTGCAGCTCGGCGGTGCGGAGATCGGGTTCTCGATGTTCTCGGATGCGCCGTCGGCGGCGCGGCGCAGCGTCGACGAGGAGCCGGCGGCGAGCGCGCCGACCTCGGCGTCGCCCGAGCTGGCCGGGGTGCGCAAGCTGTTCGCGTTCAGCGAGAAGTTGAGCAACCGGAGCAGCGTCGACGAGCTGCTCGAGGCGATGCTGGACGACGTGATCGAGGTGACCCACGCCGACAAGGGGTTCCTGCTCTTGATCGAGGGCGCCGAGGCGGCGGCGGACGCGTCGAACCCGGTGGTGCACAGTTCGGGCGGGGACCGCAAGCTGGTGGTGCGCGCCTCGCGTAACGTGCGCAAGGAGGCGATCACCAACGCGGCAGGCGGGATCTCCGACAGCATCGTGCAGCAGGTGCTGGAGTCGAACCGGCCGGTGATCGTGTCCGACGCGCTCGCCGACACACAGTTCGGGCGCAGCGAGAGCGTCATCGCGATGAAGCTCTCCAGCGTGATGTGCGTGCCGCTCGTGGCGCAGGGTCAGCTCATCGGGGCGCTCTACGTGGGCAACGACAAGATCAAGCACCTGTTCGACAGGACGCAGCTGGATCTGCTGGCGATCTTCGCGTCGCAGTCGTCCTTGATCCTGCAGAACGCGATCCTGGTGAACGCGCTGCGGGCCGACAAGGAGAAGCTGACCGCGGAGCTGAAGGACAAGCGCTTCGGGGAGATCATCGGGGCGTGCCCGTCGATGCTGGAGGTGTTCCGGAAGCTGCAGAAGGTGGCGGCGACCGACATCAGCGTGCTCATCACCGGCGAGACGGGGACGGGCAAGGAGCTGATCGCGCGCGAGGTACACCGACGAAGCAACCGCGCGAACGGGCCGTTCATCACGATCAACTGCGGCGCCATCCCCGAGAACCTGATCGAGAGCGAGCTGTTCGGTCACGTGAAGGGGGCGTTCACGGGCGCGATCGCCAGCCGGCCAGGGAAGTTCCAGCTCGCAGACAAGGGGACGCTGTTCCTCGACGAGATCGGGGAGCTGCCGCTGAACCTACAGGTGAAGCTCCTGCGGGCGCTGCAAGAGCGGGTGGTGTTCCGGGTCGGTGACTCGAAGCCGGAGAAGGTGGACATCCGGGTGGTCGCGGCCACGAACCGGACGCTGGAGGACGAGATCAAGGCGAACAACTTCCGCGAGGATCTCTACTACCGGCTGAACGTGGTGAACCTGTGGATGCCGCCGCTGCGCGACCGCGGGGACGACGTGTTGATCATCGCGAAGGCGCTCTTGTCGAAGTACGCCGACGAGCTGCAGAGCCCGGTGCGCGGGTACAGCCCGGCGGCGCTGGCGGCGATCAAGAAATACACCTGGCCCGGGAACATCCGGCAGCTAGAGAACAGGATCAAGAAGGCGCTGGTCCTCTGCGACCGGCCACTCCTGGGCCCGGAGGATCTCGATCTCGGGCCGGACGCGGAGACGCCGATCCTTCCCCTGGAGAAGGCGAAGGAAGAGTTTCAACGCCGCTACGTGCTCGAAGTGCTGGAGCGCAACAACGGCAACCGGACCCAGACGGCGCGCGATCTGGGCGTCGATCCTCGCACCATCTTCCGTTACCTCGAACGAGAGCAGAACCCGATGCCGAGCGGCGCTGGAGGCGTCGCGCGGGATCCTTCCGAAGCCTGA
- a CDS encoding NAD(P)H-dependent glycerol-3-phosphate dehydrogenase: MGDVAVLGAGAWGTALAKVLADKGNVTRVWAHQPEVAENIQRDRVNARYLPGIELPGTLHATADLEGTLRGAELVLIVVPSHALREVVKKARPYLPPGALLCSATKGIENESLMLMSEVLVDELGTDIVSRLSYLSGPSFAKEVAVGQPTAVVVAGASEPETHAVQQMFATERFRVYSSHDVVGVEMGGALKNVVAIAAGAADGLGFGHNARAGLITRGLAEIARLAITKGANPLTVAGLSGMGDLVLTCTGELSRNRTVGFEMGKGRTLEDVLASLGHVAEGVKTAKSAYDLGRKLNVEMPITSEVYRALYEGKSPRQAVVDLMNRALTRE, from the coding sequence ATGGGTGATGTTGCAGTCCTGGGAGCGGGCGCGTGGGGCACGGCGCTGGCCAAGGTGCTCGCGGACAAGGGGAACGTGACCCGGGTGTGGGCGCACCAGCCGGAGGTGGCCGAGAACATCCAGCGGGATCGGGTGAACGCGCGCTACCTGCCAGGGATCGAGCTGCCGGGGACGCTGCACGCGACGGCGGATCTGGAGGGGACGCTGCGCGGGGCGGAGCTGGTGCTGATCGTGGTGCCGTCGCACGCGCTGCGTGAGGTGGTGAAGAAGGCGCGGCCGTACCTTCCCCCGGGGGCGCTGCTGTGCAGCGCGACGAAGGGGATCGAGAACGAGTCGCTGATGCTGATGAGTGAGGTGCTCGTGGACGAGCTGGGGACGGACATCGTCTCGCGGCTCTCGTACCTGTCGGGTCCGAGCTTCGCGAAAGAAGTGGCGGTGGGGCAGCCGACGGCAGTGGTGGTCGCCGGGGCGAGCGAGCCCGAGACGCACGCGGTGCAGCAGATGTTCGCCACGGAGCGGTTCCGGGTTTACTCGTCGCACGACGTGGTGGGCGTGGAGATGGGTGGCGCGCTCAAGAATGTGGTGGCCATCGCGGCAGGGGCAGCCGACGGGCTGGGGTTCGGGCACAACGCGCGGGCAGGGCTCATCACGCGGGGGCTCGCGGAGATCGCGCGGCTGGCGATCACGAAGGGGGCGAACCCGCTCACGGTGGCCGGGCTGTCGGGGATGGGGGATCTGGTGCTGACTTGCACGGGGGAGCTGTCCAGGAACCGGACGGTGGGCTTCGAGATGGGCAAGGGGCGGACGCTGGAGGACGTGCTGGCGTCGCTGGGTCACGTGGCGGAGGGGGTGAAGACGGCGAAGAGCGCCTACGATCTCGGCCGGAAGCTGAACGTGGAGATGCCGATCACCAGCGAGGTCTACCGGGCGCTGTACGAGGGCAAGTCACCCCGTCAGGCGGTGGTCGATCTGATGAACCGGGCGCTGACCCGGGAGTGA
- the lepB gene encoding signal peptidase I: MTPRSEDQSRTPSLGAATSSTEPRPGKELDDGEERSASVPASSPGGGAPPGGTAGGLLRFLFYAVWIVAVPLILAVANVWLLTPSSSGGGQPLRDFVAEQQIPVGIVLFTLFAMVLWRFRHDLPLASALGVGGRRDIPPKARARFEDAGALLEEAQRIVRTRRRDIERELTEGEREQLDQALKNLDRAMTSDRFDLGTFDAAHSRADKVVGEYLGRWRKGEMREYAESIGIAVAVALILRAFVVEAFKIPSGSMIPTLMVGDHIFVNKFTYGPLIPWTDHRLLSRLPPSRGDVMVFKFPENKEQDFIKRTIAIPGDTLEAINGRPILNGWLVPHCHVGPYRYEGRQAELYVEYLDEKSYFTLYDDNPDEQTCKVESDCNAGLVCRKGLCGVLQGPFKVGPTEAWVMGDNRNNSHDSRSWRAGLGAGVPFENMKGRAMFVWMSFEPGGGIAQDRLAVNVMGRPKLPGNLSDRDAAKLQSTLDQCLRERPSIADTTPPARR, translated from the coding sequence TTGACGCCGCGATCCGAAGATCAATCCAGGACCCCGTCGCTCGGCGCGGCTACCTCGTCCACGGAGCCCCGCCCTGGCAAAGAGCTCGACGACGGCGAAGAACGAAGCGCCAGCGTCCCAGCCAGCAGCCCCGGCGGCGGCGCGCCACCCGGAGGCACCGCCGGCGGCCTGCTCCGCTTTCTTTTCTACGCCGTGTGGATCGTCGCCGTACCGCTGATCCTCGCCGTGGCGAACGTCTGGCTTCTCACGCCGTCGTCGTCCGGCGGAGGCCAGCCCCTCCGCGACTTCGTCGCCGAGCAGCAGATCCCGGTCGGCATCGTCCTCTTCACCCTCTTCGCCATGGTCCTCTGGCGCTTCCGCCACGACCTCCCGCTCGCCTCGGCGCTCGGCGTCGGCGGCCGCCGCGACATCCCCCCCAAGGCGCGCGCCCGCTTCGAAGACGCCGGCGCCCTCCTCGAAGAAGCGCAGCGCATCGTCCGCACCCGCAGACGCGACATCGAGCGCGAGCTGACCGAGGGCGAGCGAGAGCAGCTCGACCAGGCGCTCAAGAACCTCGACCGCGCGATGACCTCCGACCGCTTCGACCTCGGCACCTTCGACGCCGCGCACAGCCGCGCCGACAAGGTCGTCGGCGAGTACCTCGGCAGGTGGCGCAAGGGCGAGATGCGCGAGTATGCCGAGTCCATCGGCATCGCCGTCGCCGTCGCCCTCATCCTCCGCGCCTTCGTCGTCGAGGCCTTCAAGATCCCGAGCGGCTCGATGATCCCGACCCTGATGGTCGGCGATCACATCTTCGTCAACAAGTTCACCTACGGCCCGCTCATCCCCTGGACCGATCACCGCCTGCTCTCGCGCCTGCCGCCCTCCCGCGGCGACGTGATGGTCTTCAAGTTCCCCGAGAACAAGGAGCAGGACTTCATCAAGCGGACGATCGCCATCCCTGGCGACACCCTCGAGGCCATCAACGGCCGTCCCATCCTCAACGGCTGGCTCGTCCCCCACTGCCACGTCGGCCCCTACCGCTACGAGGGTCGCCAGGCCGAGCTGTACGTCGAGTACCTCGACGAGAAGTCGTACTTCACCCTCTACGACGACAACCCCGACGAGCAGACCTGCAAGGTCGAGAGCGACTGCAACGCCGGCCTCGTCTGCCGCAAAGGCCTCTGCGGCGTGCTTCAAGGCCCGTTCAAGGTGGGCCCCACCGAGGCGTGGGTGATGGGCGACAACCGCAACAACAGCCACGACTCCAGGAGCTGGCGCGCTGGTCTCGGCGCTGGCGTCCCCTTCGAGAACATGAAGGGCCGCGCCATGTTCGTGTGGATGAGCTTCGAGCCTGGCGGCGGCATCGCCCAGGACCGCCTCGCCGTGAACGTCATGGGCCGCCCCAAGCTGCCCGGAAACCTGAGTGACCGCGATGCCGCCAAGCTCCAGAGCACCCTCGATCAGTGCCTCCGCGAGCGCCCCTCCATCGCCGATACCACGCCCCCCGCCCGCCGCTGA
- a CDS encoding zinc-binding dehydrogenase, which translates to MSDSMWALTYDRQKDPWESTVGFRREEVARPAIDETKDYHDRSSVLIKPIMTGFCGSDRGIWFRTAFRDMIHKSLDRDHENVRVIGHELLGRVVEVGKDARRTHGFEVGDLVSTESHIPCGACYQCRVGDTHVCADDKIIGISENGCFADLVKLPAKNLWRTDVTKIRPEVAAVQEPFGNAVHACTKVNLRGKRVAIVGCGTIGLFAVAIARAMGAIHIIGVEPSERNAEMARRLGADVVLRPHPTSAERPHAHDPELTDRIRKYTDGVGVDVALEMSGVNSGVNNAIGAVRRGGDVILFGLKSGDAIIENLDRLIVDGISLHSVVGRRIFETWHITRHLLESRDPNIHDLIWEVILNRGEGTIVNFAEFDPKSFQSTMERYPKVVIRY; encoded by the coding sequence ATGAGCGATTCGATGTGGGCGCTGACCTACGACCGCCAAAAAGATCCATGGGAGAGCACCGTCGGCTTCCGCCGAGAAGAGGTAGCTCGACCCGCCATCGACGAAACCAAGGACTACCACGACCGCTCCAGCGTCCTGATCAAGCCCATCATGACGGGCTTCTGCGGCTCCGACCGCGGCATCTGGTTCCGCACCGCCTTCCGCGACATGATCCACAAGTCGCTCGACCGCGATCACGAGAACGTCCGCGTGATCGGCCACGAGCTGCTCGGCCGCGTCGTCGAAGTGGGCAAGGACGCCCGCCGCACCCACGGCTTCGAGGTCGGTGATCTCGTCTCCACCGAGAGCCACATCCCCTGCGGCGCTTGCTACCAGTGTCGCGTCGGCGACACCCACGTCTGCGCCGACGACAAGATCATCGGCATCAGCGAGAACGGCTGCTTCGCCGACCTGGTGAAGCTCCCCGCGAAGAACCTCTGGCGCACCGACGTCACCAAGATCCGCCCCGAGGTCGCGGCCGTGCAGGAGCCCTTCGGCAACGCCGTCCACGCCTGCACCAAGGTGAACCTGCGCGGCAAGCGCGTCGCCATCGTCGGTTGCGGCACGATCGGCCTGTTCGCCGTCGCGATCGCGCGCGCGATGGGCGCCATTCACATCATCGGCGTCGAGCCCTCCGAGCGGAACGCCGAGATGGCGCGCCGCCTCGGCGCCGACGTCGTGCTGCGCCCCCACCCCACCAGCGCCGAGCGCCCCCACGCCCACGACCCGGAGCTGACCGATCGGATCCGCAAGTACACCGACGGCGTCGGCGTCGACGTCGCGCTGGAGATGAGCGGCGTGAACAGCGGCGTCAACAACGCCATCGGCGCCGTCCGCCGCGGCGGCGACGTGATCCTCTTCGGCCTGAAGAGCGGCGACGCCATCATCGAGAACCTCGATCGCCTCATCGTCGACGGCATCAGCCTCCACAGCGTCGTCGGCCGCCGCATCTTCGAGACGTGGCACATCACCCGCCACCTGCTCGAGTCCCGCGACCCGAACATCCACGACCTCATCTGGGAGGTCATCCTGAACCGCGGCGAGGGCACCATCGTCAACTTCGCGGAGTTCGACCCGAAGTCGTTCCAGTCGACCATGGAGCGCTACCCCAAGGTCGTCATCCGCTACTGA
- the kbl gene encoding glycine C-acetyltransferase: MFDTARPVYAQVLEDIRSAGLHKEERIIATPQGAVIRTTDGQDVLNFCANNYLGLSSHPAVLAAAKQAIDTHGFGLSSVRFICGTQDLHKQLEGTIARFFGTEDTILYSSCFDANGGLFETLLGEEDAIISDALNHASIIDGVRLCKAERHRYPNGDMEALEEALKKTQQKRLRLIATDGVFSMDGYLAKLDVICDLAEKYNAMVMVDDSHATGFIGPTGRGTAEALGVLHRVDVFTSTLGKALGGGSGGFTTGRKEIVELLRQRSRPYLFSNTVAPAIVGASIAVFELLEKESALRERVMENARRFREGMSQAGFTIKPGHHPIVPVMLGDARLAGDMAKALLAEGIYVIGFSFPVVPRGEARIRVQLSAAHEPAHVDRAIEAFTRVGKKLGVIS; this comes from the coding sequence ATGTTCGATACGGCTCGTCCGGTGTACGCGCAGGTCCTCGAAGACATCCGGTCCGCAGGGCTCCACAAGGAGGAGCGCATCATCGCCACCCCTCAGGGCGCGGTGATCCGAACGACCGATGGCCAGGACGTGCTCAACTTCTGCGCCAACAACTACCTCGGCCTCTCCTCGCACCCGGCGGTCCTCGCGGCAGCGAAGCAAGCCATCGACACCCACGGCTTCGGCCTGTCGAGCGTGCGGTTCATCTGCGGCACGCAGGACCTGCACAAGCAGCTCGAAGGCACCATCGCCCGCTTCTTCGGCACCGAGGACACCATCCTCTACTCGTCCTGCTTCGACGCGAACGGCGGCCTCTTCGAGACCCTGCTCGGCGAGGAGGACGCGATCATCTCCGACGCCCTGAACCACGCCTCGATCATCGACGGCGTCCGCCTCTGCAAAGCCGAGCGGCACCGCTACCCGAACGGCGACATGGAGGCCCTCGAGGAGGCGCTGAAGAAGACCCAGCAGAAGCGCCTGCGCCTCATCGCCACCGACGGCGTGTTCTCGATGGACGGCTACCTGGCCAAGCTCGACGTCATCTGCGATCTCGCCGAGAAGTACAACGCCATGGTGATGGTCGACGACTCCCACGCCACGGGCTTCATCGGGCCCACGGGCCGCGGCACGGCCGAAGCGCTCGGCGTGCTGCACCGGGTCGACGTGTTCACCTCCACGCTGGGCAAGGCACTCGGTGGCGGTAGCGGCGGCTTCACCACCGGCCGCAAGGAGATCGTCGAGCTTCTGCGCCAGCGCTCGCGGCCCTACCTGTTCTCGAACACCGTGGCGCCCGCCATCGTCGGCGCCTCGATCGCCGTCTTCGAGCTGCTCGAGAAGGAGAGCGCGCTGCGCGAGCGCGTCATGGAGAACGCGCGGCGCTTCCGCGAGGGCATGTCCCAGGCGGGGTTCACCATCAAGCCGGGCCACCACCCGATCGTCCCCGTGATGCTGGGCGACGCGCGCCTCGCTGGCGACATGGCGAAGGCGCTGCTCGCCGAGGGCATCTACGTGATCGGCTTCTCCTTCCCGGTCGTGCCACGCGGCGAGGCCCGCATCCGCGTGCAGCTCTCGGCGGCCCACGAGCCCGCCCACGTCGACCGCGCCATCGAGGCGTTCACCCGCGTCGGCAAGAAGCTCGGCGTCATCTCCTGA